From a single Lolium rigidum isolate FL_2022 chromosome 7, APGP_CSIRO_Lrig_0.1, whole genome shotgun sequence genomic region:
- the LOC124675393 gene encoding uncharacterized protein LOC124675393 codes for MDRTEPKRLRHAPAPAPRTIADMAPEILLRLPPDDPAYLARAALVCKPWRRLLTNKAFLGRYRAFHRTPPMLGFVLNLKEHFDGMTRFFPTSSFCPSAPDYPGMDVLDARHGRVLLQTPRGQRLVVWDPVTGREWKIPGLPVYALGFNAAVICAAAGCDHLDCHGGPFRVALVGSDDHGITFACTYSSEAGAWSQRIVIQEPAFVNARPSVLVGNTVYFTCDPHINFKIIGYNIIAQELTVIWPPSQHEYYSCTVIVKAEDGTLGFAGVRTEIWAGKLGCARLYLWSMKTNPDGGVEWVQRRVIQNKTMLRTRGLSSPPEVVGFADGPGLIFVRAGNTVFSMELKSGHVRKVYICRSRNYEVIVVPYMSFYTPGHAMGRLPSP; via the exons ATGGACAGGACCGAGCCGAAACGGCTTCGACACGCGCCGGCCCCGGCGCCACGGACAATCGCCGACATGGCCccggagatcctcctccgcctcccgccagACGACCCCGCGTACCTCGCTCGCGCCGCCCTCGTCTGCAAACCATGGCGTCGCCTCCTCACCAACAAGGCCTTCCTCGGCAGGTACCGCGCCTTCCATCGAACACCTCCCATGCTCGGCTTCGTCCTCAACCTGAAGGAGCACTTCGACGGCATGACCCGCTTCTTCCCGACATCCTCCTTCTGTCCATCCGCCCCCGACTACCCCGGCATGGACGTGCTGGACGCCCGCCATGGCCGCGTGCTCCTTCAAACCCCTAGGGGCCAGCGCCTCGTCGTCTGGGACCCTGTCACTGGCAGAGAGTGGAAGATCCCCGGCTTGCCTGTCTACGCGCTCGGTTTCAACGCGGCGGTGATCTGCGCCGCTGCCGGCTGCGACCACCTCGACTGCCACGGCGGCCCCTTCCGTGTCGCCTTGGTGGGCTCTGACGACCACGGTATCACGTTCGCGTGCACCTACTCCTCCGAGGCCGGTGCGTGGAGCCAGCGAATTGTGATTCAGGAGCCGGCGTTCGTCAACGCTCGGCCTAGCGTCCTTGTGGGGAACACAGTCTACTTCACCTGCGATCCGCACATCAACTTCAAGATCATCGGGTACAACATCATCGCCCAGGAACTCACGGTGATCTGGCCACCGTCCCAGCACGAGTACTACTCTTGCACTGTCATCGTGAAAGCTGAGGATGGCACACTGGGATTCGCCGGCGTGCGGACGGAGATCTGGGCTGGCAAGCTGGGGTGCGCCAGGCTATACCTGTGGTCGATGAAGACCAATCCAGACGGAGGTGTGGAATGGGTGCAGCGCAGAGTTATACAGAACAAGACGATGCTCCGCACTCGCGGCCTCTCGAGTCCACCTGAGGTCGTTGGCTTCGCCGATGGCCCTGGTCTCATTTTCGTGAGGGCAGGTAACACAGTGTTCTCCATGGAGCTCAAGTCAGGCCATGTCCGTAAGGTATACATCTGCAGGTCAAGAAACTATGAAGTCATTGTAGTTCCCTACATGAGCTTCTACACTCCAG GTCATGCTATGGGCAGACTGCCATCGCCATGA